A genomic stretch from Apteryx mantelli isolate bAptMan1 chromosome 28, bAptMan1.hap1, whole genome shotgun sequence includes:
- the GFAP gene encoding glial fibrillary acidic protein gives MESQRLSSYGRRFGPAGTTASLVPHVVPVRWGTPAGSPVRLVTARTRSIHLGGVRSGSRLGLGKMDFSLADALNSEFRETRTNEKVEMMELNDRFASYIEKVRLLEQQNKVLVVELNQARDQEPSRLADIYQEELCDLRRHVEQLTTAKARLEIERDNLAEDLGGLRQKLQDEVTLRLEAESTLAAYRQDVDAAALARLDLERRVSSLQEEITFLRKVHDEELRELQEQLAQHQVHIEMDVSKPDLTAALREIRTQYESMAASNMQETEEWYKSKFADLTDAAARHAEALRQAKQEANDYRRQLQALTCDLEALRGSNESLERQLREMEDRYTLETAGYQDTVMRLEEDIRSLKEEMARHLQEYQDLLNVKLALDVEIATYRKLLEGEESRITIPVQTFSNLQIRETSLDTKSVSEAHLKRSIVVKTVETRDGEVIKESKQEHKEVA, from the exons ATGGAGAGCCAGCGGCTGTCCTCCTACGGGCGCCGCTTCGGCCCCGCCGGCACCACTGCCTCCCTGGTGCCCCACGTCGTCCCCGTGCGCTGGGGGACACCTGCCGGCTCTCCGGTCCGGCTCGTCACGGCCCGGACCAGGAGCATCCACCTCGGTGGTGTCCGCTCCGGCTCCCGCCTGGGGCTGGGCAAGATGGACTTCTCGTTGGCCGACGCTCTCAACTCGGAGTTCAGGGAGACGCGCACCAACGAGAAGGTGGAGATGATGGAGCTCAACGACCGCTTCGCCAGCTACATCGAGAAGGTCCGGCTCCTGGAGCAGCAGAACAAGGTGCTGGTGGTGGAGCTCAACCAGGCGCGGGACCAGGAGCCCTCGCGGCTGGCTGACATCTACCAGGAGGAGCTGTGTGACCTGCGGCGCCACGTGGAGCAGCTCACCACCGCCAAGGCCCGCCTGGAGATTGAGCGGGACAACCTCGCTGAGGACCTTGGTGGTCTCCGGCAAAA GCTCCAGGACGAGGTGACCCTGCGGCTGGAGGCCGAGAGCACCCTGGCTGCTTACAGGCAG GATGTGGATGCTGCCGCGCTGGCTCGCCTGGACCTGGAGCGCAGGGTCAGCTCCCTGCAGGAGGAGATCACCTTCCTGAGGAAGGTCCACGACGAG gagctgcgggagctgcaggagcagctggcCCAGCACCAGGTGCACATCGAGATGGACGTGAGCAAGCCGGACCTGACGGCCGCCCTGCGGGAGATCCGCACGCAGTACGAGTCCATGGCCGCCAGCAACATGCAGGAGACCGAGGAGTGGTACAAGTCCAAG TTTGCAGACCTGACGGATGCAGCAGCCCGGCACGCGGAGGCCCTGCGCCAGGCCAAGCAGGAGGCCAACGACTACCGGCGCCAGCTCCAGGCCCTCACGTGTGACCTGGAGGCTCTGCGGGGCTCA AACGAGTCCCTGGAGAGGCAGCTGCGGGAGATGGAGGACCGCTATACCCTGGAGACGGCCGGCTATCAGGACACGGTCATGCGGCTGGAGGAGGACATCCGCAGCCTCAAGGAGGAGATGGCGCGACACCTGCAGGAGTACCAAGACCTGCTCAACGTCAAGCTGGCCCTGGACGTTGAGATCGCCACATACCGCAAGCTGCTGGAGGGCGAGGAGAGCAG GATCACCATACCGGTGCAGACCTTCTCCAACCTGCAGATCCGAG AGACCAGCCTAGACACCAAATCTGTGTCAGAAGCTCACCTGAAGAGGAGCATCGTGGTCAAAACTGTGGAAACCAGAGATGGAGAG GTGATCAAGGAGTCCAAGCAGGAGCACAAGGAGGTGGCGTAG